From the Montipora capricornis isolate CH-2021 chromosome 2, ASM3666992v2, whole genome shotgun sequence genome, one window contains:
- the LOC138038472 gene encoding uncharacterized protein, giving the protein MSERKISSSREVYSTRQRKISRREDDVLDGKDVKYSGDIRAFEFEGCSTHFGVVLQNGNLRSPNRSRSTLGNIRIAEISTDSEAKRDGRLAVGDRVLEINNHDLSRASLERARWYLGSALRSGKLKIQILREACKDKDNTMTNGITTHTEMAPETANVVQNKTVKKIHILKDSRGLGVQIAINMNHVTREKGVFVSDVNPGGAAARDGRLKEGDELLWINGHSLIGITQQEAVDLLRASPKLIQLVISRQGDTSTNTSKPMSRGRSESQENVYRNGSADKKEHVTNMKRRAVSVDNIFGQSSKKSAELNLTMEETALYKSNGTLETSIPQLENGHSGTVHYGSNLNEWEKSSRKEANFPLNLNARNLENGRSHRLSSSSSENSYKGSKIEAGDVLISKEDESLESEPVTLEDKPLNSPSAMMKNAKKKNSLSSSVTTAKRKVSDGKSSLAVGQISPSLPKPQTPGGLGIAFPARYLGDASPQVMTVGVPTPLKVVGNNERNSPQAKKKETNSNVHEQNGITSTEEEIVTVVLVKGMSGKGLGFTIVGGKDSPHGDMAVYVKNILPGGAADADGRMKKGDEVLSVNGTSFEGFTHRQALDTFKHIRRGIVTLKVRRNSPGAPSWSTFTTPKSSPGSSRRGSKSVTEDSASSSSSSSPTMFRKLRQKRNKKGGKQSDIVLYKEPGSSLGIGLGKSNPSSKFQGIIVQCIIQGSPAANDGRLRQGDRLLEINEQKTENLSVEEVYRFLDKVPPGKVYLKVAQNDIPEKLPLQLNDALTKLESNHGILDKKVPDKSKSVRTGSSLSAASESSDSCDNISSSCDPLIPLSSGSGKKGKAEPNQDVDDSVFTTKSDTPDYVEDIYTIVRQLTGGLGMGVTIDKSRGNTIAEKVSVKSVTEGSSAALARSSSGVGLKIGDEIIEVNGTHLRGMDQEDVIKIFRDLPSTTQMKIRRSKIPKSIDLSLKAERKKEALEKTGQNELVPLPKPPERRRRSSSRTKEQPGKQDLLDREPTKDVKMDDGSASENPSNESSQFRNIILKDNGQNGHKVDEEVKKDRNASNGVHSSSESLKKPLTESVSAKENPIINRSVDSEIKDELGDNLIVPTGYRKMTISIKKSLNSTLGISLVPSYGKLKGYFQIRRLLSGMVCAQDGQLHIGDRLVSVNGVSLKGVTHSMALQLLKKPREQVTFVILREGLETLRNNASSAFEIETDSSIQPAAEMPVMSVVTEFQNVTSFLPSEISNASTESKSIQNSQLGSSPMLIPQSLRMETTRQTPSIFSPSAILDSQKDIEPGKPKKVDAIFPNNNDVEILPDKPPDLPCSPPPPPLLDVGDFFVDDFTVSSVPSLSPIPSPVLSEVTSGNEEDFTISSFPVVSPPPELSPRMKDIIKQDACKPGDIDKNSSYEFPSVNEILCRTSSTFSQAGSLDDNNIRTSPKSDDSPISTKDNQLSFEPRNVQSPTSPPQIESSLATNRTTFSRQLGMVGGEDLPSEETKNKLLKHNDKLSDVKNLDDHTRSLVTPLCSGESDIEIKPVEGRRVENVPFVITYQKKFRSLGLKVDVSDEGKVIVTEVSSFGMVAKDGNIRVGDILLSIGDVQLDGVALSVVQEMIKNCPKGNVKIVAQAGPKQLQLKQCFADEGIEIPNSVQPMLDLKEDSKPSHLSFSKSKLGQTCVPKSVLLETQIDMPEELISEESPDKSRIKLVTSKGLQEGTRFIRPQKIFPVVGPVARDNETVLETNKLEDASFDDLPLPIHPPPVPPKQEQLESWEDRIDELDVEDIEETPLDPPSIFDNSVNNLEDSLILIGSDSYKDEEKTSSDTSSPATLDSSTGDFSSLVVEQRPGLLEDVSANLNQLPSEPSEKAQQQSPIKPPSLFGDDTESLSSVSPPKPTLDSFGEDTSSWNGSKAVPIKPPSLFGDDHESVPSLSHPPLTPKVNQHAVRKQGFDANSSRSSVALPSPTHKEKSLINSSKFRFSNTIGEPGSGPMSSSPSHFKEMSASGLVDSFDNEHVDVPDDDSLPPAPPPPRSSINTSTWSVRSSDTKTSHLQEHQEIPYISGPLPPMTQREHKSSKKRILPLRIRSKKGQKSSDQSNSSCEINPLSDNTGLDDHSCPVARVESPEDDMESLPPAPPPPKMSPLFVESLENMVDGYQPSRVEQYTSHASSEQRDVVSSTQETFPSAQSPRKKRSFRENIMHKDKEVILEPPSQTVAVSFLPEANSLDDESAQQPTSLEKEIVVTDSSDAMSPPPLPPEMDLSSESGSAKAELALLGQILGLEDSSKSGNEQSSEGGSTLNSKHVAAFPTDIQNDTATKTESIHFVNHQTNDPVEHFKDPSESQEELPDTEAQSDLPSVDSHPLADVTEVGKDSGTNQSDSVYSEVIPKDFPSHLSKQESGDARSHNGNEVRERRPAPPIPIQRQINNNSSSISRKSRSTGLGIEVLPSKIDIKSKSSSLPLHRQQYKDQKEKPSSPAKDKKKVFSKSNKSKQNQSDSNYLESPEVSLDVDSYGRERSRSWTRRLFGFRSRSKSRDKTNKQDEKNLKTDRSRSVSPPRGLFSRGRRSSPSPPLSYARKVSLSQEQDGFHDSEVNKSRSEYYMAVEVTPKNPAHPETMHSSAELNSHGERRAVKGHKKSSSISEDTTSPMEEKDVVNVESHLYDEVSRELGETDPNKGIDKYAQLAEDVNTVCDIERKGTYTSTTEDLVTGDALFSTDVFKTDKPLPKPPTSLRDVSDEEKKLASNPPVAKKPQHLISSGVPNRMQHQLTVDELKFKFNRTSSHDERIQEMLNRQGDSVDEDLPSPGPPPFKPEPPPLALQSNKNHDKIEKRHVELTCPSSPGPPRFKPKPPPLAAKGSQAQHVLNGNETRYAKNSPGPPSFKPEPPPPWLLRKANDDFQQEDLSSMPSQPHLSSMPTLSFATKTMQTNKLIEDVRLESQTEQEVPNGKSKKIKPLPQIHSGVDVHNNTKGDDGAFGIHDVHSTNHRISFLRQDAQDYDHCEDDVNKEIIVEHKSEVSEMKTNDADNNHHSVDTAASMLKCDIVPVNTSHGDDDDFSDVSSEWDDTCGSTLDDHELSLPGARFTRSASFSAGDNETKQPLLSKEKKRLLPSVNLKRPPQPIRRRSSSLPHLFPKTEESKERSDTLDYWHSGNLQDLIKSRNQEPDVDEGVIEVQLLKEQQSIGLMVVGGLDTHLGMLYIKGIQPNSPAANCKHLRAGDQLLQVNDNCLVGVTHGEALDILKNTPPLVKLTVARKKDDMANDLDVDSDGSLNGQFEEPIINRARESSTISRTSEELSFSPPTERPPRPKSCINLSSFRTPVNEELPSPMTSFLGSSEEGDECFPAYLQPESPTLNLQPDDVPVTIIDGIPGEESDVTEEDEPRPRRKSVSWAVSDQTSKVFTVELLKNGRAGLGLSVSGGVDTPSDEIVVRQILSSSVTAQNGLVKKGDILLSVNGKSFKGLTNMQALTLLKNTPERVTLVLSRPLRGNLMDKSYGDDREVFSDSEAWPTREEINRKKNLVCSKSSPPPTLERIPLDLVKQNSENSTYDRLKKRLFSNTGSKTLKGRLQKVPHGPTVSEVTLEKGASGLGFSLGGGQDSLYGDAPIHVRYVFKDSVAGRSGKLKPGDEILEVNGQRVAYMTSVDALELIRRLPYGPVVMKIRRQ; this is encoded by the exons GTTCAGAATAAGACAGTGAAAAAGATTCATATTCTAAAGGACAGTCGTGGGCTTGGAGTTCAAATAGCAATCAACATGAACCACGTCACTAGAGAGAAAGGAGTTTTTGTGTCTGATGTGAATCCAGGAGGAGCTGCTGCAAG GGATGGTCGTCTTAAAGAAGGTGATGAGCTGCTATGGATTAATGGTCACAGCCTGATTGGAATCACTCAACAGGAGGCAGTGGACTTGTTGCGAGCATCACCCAAACTAATACAGCTTGTCATCTCGAGGCAG GGTGATACTTCCACTAATACAAGTAAGCCAATGTCTAGAGGAAGATCTGAGTCTCAAGAAAATGTCTATAGAAATGGAAGTGCTGATAAGAAGGAACATGTCACGAACATGAAACGTCGAGCTGTTTCTGTAGACAATATCTTTGGCCAGAGCAGCAAGAAATCTGCTGAACTCAACTTAACAATGGAGGAAACAGCTTTATACAAATCTAATGGCACTCTTGAAACTAGCATACCACAACTGGAAAATGGACATTCTGGAACAGTTCATTATGGCTCAAACCTGAATGAATGGGAAAAATCATCCAGAAAAGAAGCTAACTTCCCCTTGAATTTAAACGCAAGAAATTTAGAAAATGGAAGGAGCCATCGCTTGTCAAGTAGTTCATCTGAGAATTCATATAAAGGATCCAAAATAGAAGCAGGTGATGTACTGATTTCCAAAGAAGATGAAAGTCTTGAGAGTGAACCAGTTACTTTGGAGGATAAGCCCTTGAATTCGCCTTCAGCGATGATGAAAAATGCTAAGAAGAAAAATTCTCTAAGCTCTTCAGTAACCACTGCAAAAAGGAAAGTCAGTGATGGTAAATCAAGTTTAGCAGTTGGTCAAATCTCACCTTCACTTCCAAAACCTCAAACACCTGGTGGTTTGGGCATTGCCTTTCCTGCACGTTATCTAGGAGATGCCTCCCCACAGGTAATGACAGTGGGTGTACCAACACCACTGAAAGTGGTTGGTAATAATGAGAGAAATTCTCCTCAGGCTAAGAAGAAAGAGACTAATAGCAACGTGCATGAACAGAATGGTATCACATCAACAGAAGAAGAGATTGTCACTGTTGTCTTGGTAAAGGGAATGAGTGGAAAAGGGCTTGGTTTTACTATTGTCGGAGGCAAGGATTCACCTCATGGTGACATGGCTGTGTATGTTAAGAATATTCTTCCAGGTGGTGCAGCAGACGCTGATGGCAGAATGAAGAAAG GTGATGAGGTTTTGTCTGTAAATGGAACTTCATTTGAAGGCTTCACTCATCGACAGGCTCTGGATACCTTCAAG CACATTCGTCGAGGAATTGTGACTTTGAAAGTGCGAAGAAACAGTCCAGGAGCACCAAGCTGGTCCACTTTTACAACACCTAAGAGCTCACCAGGAAGCTCTCGTCGTGGGAGCAAAAGTGTAACAGAAGATTCAGCCAGCTCAAGCAGTTCTTCATCACCAACAATGTTTAGGAAGCTTCGTCAGAAGAGAAACAAGAAAGGTGGAAAACAGAGTGACATTGTGTTGTATAAAG AACCTGGAAGTAGTCTGGGAATTGGATTAGGGAAATCAAATCCCTCTTCTAAGTTTCAAGGAATCATTGTTCAATGTATCATCCAGGGATCCCCTGCTGCTAATGATGGGAGGTTAAG ACAAGGTGACAGGCTCCTTGAAATTAACGAACAGAAAACTGAGAATCTATCGGTTGAAGAAGTGTATCGTTTTCTTGACAAGGTTCCCCCTGGAAAAGTTTACTTGAAAGTAGCACAGAACGATATACCTGAAAAACTGCCTTTGCAACTAAATGATGCATTAACAAAACTGGAAAGTAACCATGGCATTCTTGACAAGAAGGTCCCTGATAAATCCAAGAGTGTCCGAACAGGATCCTCTCTGTCAGCTGCTTCAGAAAGTTCGGACTCTTGTG ATAATATTTCATCATCTTGTGATCCCCTTATTCCACTCTCCTCTGGATCAGGCAAGAAAGGCAAG GCTGAACCTAACCAGGATGTGGATGATTCTGTCTTCACAACTAAATCAG ATACCCCTGACTATGTTGAAGACATCTACACCATCGTAAGACAACTCACAG GTGGCCTAGGCATGGGTGTCACAATTGACAAGTCTCGTGGAAACACTATTGCTGAGAAAGTGTCAGTCAAGAGTGTGACTGAAGGAAGCTCAGCTGCCTTAGCAAGAAGCTCTAGTGGTGTTGGGTTAAAAATAG gAGATGAAATCATTGAAGTAAATGGGACTCATCTGAGAGGAATGGACCAAGAGGACGTCATCAAGATATTCAGAGATTTACCAAGCACCACACAAATGAAAATTAGGAGATCAAAAATTCCAAAGAGCATTGATTTATCACTGAAGGCTGAAAGGAAAAAGGAAGCTCTTGAAAAAACTGGGCAAAACGAGCTGGTGCCATTACCTAAACCCCCTGAAAGAAGGCGACGATCAAGCTCAAGAACCAAAGAACAGCCAGGAAAACAAGATTTGTTGGATAGAGAACCTACAAAAGATGTCAAAATGGATGATGGCTCAGCATCTGAGAATCCAAGCAATGAGAGCTCTCAGTTTAGGAACATTATTTTGAAAGACAATGGACAGAATGGACATAAAgttgatgaagaagttaagaaAGATAGAAATGCTTCTAATGGGGTCCATAGCTCATCAGAATCTTTAAAGAAACCACTTACTGAAAGTGTGAGTGCTAAGGAGAACCCAATCATCAATAGATCAGTTGATTCAGAAATAAAGGATGAATTGGGAGACAACTTGATCGTACCAACTGGATACAGGAAAATGACTATAAGTATCAAGAAGTCGCTTAACTCCACCCTGGGCATCTCATTGGTCCCAAGTTATGGAAAACTTAAAGGATACTTTCAG ATTCGCAGATTATTGTCTGGTATGGTATGTGCTCAAGATGGGCAACTTCACATTGGTGACAGACTAGTGTCGGTGAATGGTGTTTCTTTAAAAGGTGTTACGCATTCTATGGCATTGCAGTTGCTAAAGAAACCAAGGGAACAAGTTACCTTTGTAATATTAAGAGAAGGTTTGGAAACTTTAAGAAACAATGCATCTAGTGCCTTTGAGATTGAGACTGATTCATCAATTCAACCCGCTGCAGAGATGCCAGTCATGAGTGTTGTTACTGAATTTCAAAATGTTACATCCTTTCTACCTTCTGAAATATCTAATGCTTCCACAGAATCCAAATCCATTCAAAATTCTCAACTTGGCAGTTCACCGATGCTAATTCCCCAGTCATTGAGAATGGAAACTACAAGACAAACACCAAGTATTTTCAGTCCTTCAGCTATTTTAGACTCTCAAAAAGACATTGAACCTGGAAAACCAAAGAAGGTGGATGCAATTTTTCCAAACAATAATGATGTGGAAATTTTACCAGACAAACCTCCAGACTTGCCTTGCTCACCTCCGCCGCCACCTCTGTTGGATGTAGGAGACTTCTTTGTTGATGATTTCACTGTTTCTTCTGTTCCATCATTGTCTCCCATTCCTTCACCTGTCCTGTCAGAAGTAACATCAGGTAATGAAGAGGATTTTACCATCTCGTCATTTCCAGTTGTTTCACCTCCTCCTGAGCTTAGTCCCAGAATGAAAGACATTATCAAACAAGATGCCTGTAAGCCTGGAGACATTGACAAGAACAGCAGTTATGAGTTTCCCAGTGTCAATGAGATTTTATGCAGGacctcttccacattcagtcAAGCTGGTTCCTTGGATGACAATAATATAAGGACTTCACCAAAATCTGATGATTCACCAATCTCTACCAAAGACAATCAATTGTCTTTTGAACCACGTAATGTGCAGTCACCAACTTCACCCCCTCAGATTGAGTCGAGTCTGGCCACCAACAGAACTACATTTAGCCGCCAACTGGGTATGGTGGGAGGTGAAGATTTGCCATCAGAGGAGACAAAAAACAAGCTCTTAAAGCATAATGATAAGTTATCTGATGTGAAGAATTTGGATGATCATACAAGGAGCTTAGTTACACCACTCTGTTCTGGAGAAAGTGATATAGAAATAAAACCAGTGGAAGGAAGAAGAGTTGAGAATGTACCATTTGTCATAACTTACCAGAAGAAATTCAGAAGCTTGGGCTTGAAAGTGGATGTTTCAGATGAAGGAAAAGTCATTGTAACTGAAGTATCCTCATTTGGAATGGTTGCAAAAGATGGAAATATCAG AGTTGGAGATATTCTTTTGTCCATTGGTGATGTCCAACTGGATGGTGTTGCCCTCAGTGTTGTTCAGGAAATGATAAAAAACTGTCCAAAGGGAAATGTGAAGATTGTAGCCCAGGCTGGACCAAAGCAATTGCAATTGAAGCAATGTTTCGCTGATGAGGGCATAGAAATCCCAAACTCTGTGCAACCTATGTTGGATTTAAAAGAAGATAGCAAACCTAGTCATTTGTCTTTTTCAAAGAGCAAATTGGGGCAAACTTGTGTGCCCAAGAGTGTCTTGCTTGAAACACAAATTGACATGCCAGAGGAGTTGATTTCTGAAGAAAGTCCTGACAAGTCCAGGATAAAATTGGTGACATCAAAGGGATTACAAGAGGGAACACGATTTATTCGACCTCAGAAAATCTTTCCAGTGGTCGGACCTGTGGCACGGGATAATGAAACAGTGTTGGAAACCAATAAATTAGAAGATGCAAGTTTTGATGATCTTCCACTACCAATCCATCCTCCTCCAGTACCTCCTAAGCAGGAGCAACTGGAAAGTTGGGAAGACCGTATAGATGAATTGGATGTTGAGGACATTGAAGAAACCCCTTTGGACCCACCATCAATATTTGATAATTCTGTCAACAACCTAGAGGACAGCTTAATATTGATTGGTTCCGATTCTTACAAGGACGAAGAAAAAACCAGCTCTGATACGTCAAGTCCAGCCACCCTGGATTCATCAACTGGTGATTTCTCCAGTTTGGTTGTGGAACAAAGGCCTGGCTTATTAGAAGATGTATCTGCTAATCTCAACCAATTGCCTTCAGAGCCATCTGAAAAAGCGCAGCAGCAGTCACCAATTAAACCACCCAGTTTATTTGGAGATGACACTGAAAGTTTGTCTTCTGTTTCTCCACCAAAACCTACATTGGATTCATTTGGTGAAGATACATCTTCATGGAACGGAAGTAAAGCTGTCCCAATCAAACCACCAAGCCTTTTTGGTGATGATCATGAAAGTGTACCAAGTTTGTCTCATCCACCATTGACTCCAAAAGTAAATCAGCATGCAGTTAGGAAGCAGGGTTTCGATGCAAATTCATCAAGATCATCAGTGGCCCTGCCGTCTCCCACGCATAAAGAGAAATCACTTATTAATTCATCTAAGTTTCGGTTCTCAAATACCATAGGGGAACCAGGATCAGGCCCAATGTCATCTTCCCCTTCTCATTTTAAAGAGATGTCAGCATCAGGATTAGTTGATTCATTTGATAACGAACATGTTGATGTGCCAGATGATGACAGTCTGCCACCTGCGCCACCGCCACCGCGATCTTCCATCAACACATCAACTTGGTCTGTGAGGTCTTCAGATACAAAAACGTCTCACTTGCAGGAACACCAGGAAATACCTTATATCAGTGGCCCACTTCCACCAATGACACAACGAGAACACAAGAGCTCCAAAAAAAGGATACTCCCACTACGAATTAGATCAAAGAAAGGCCAAAAAAGTTCTGATCAAAGTAATTCCTCTTGTGAGATCAATCCTCTCTCAGATAATACAGGATTGGATGATCACTCGTGCCCAGTGGCTCGTGTAGAGTCCCCGGAAGATGACATGGAAAGCCTACCACCAGCTCCTCCTCCTCCAAAGATGTCACCTCTCTTTGTTGAAAGCTTAGAAAATATGGTTGATGGTTATCAACCCTCTAGAGTGGAGCAGTATACATCGCATGCATCAAGTGAGCAAAGAGATGTTGTATCATCTACCCAGGAAACTTTCCCCTCTGCACAGAGCCCAAGAAAGAAAAGATCATTCCGTGAAAACATCATGCACAAGGATAAGGAAGTTATTTTGGAACCACCAAGCCAAACTGTGGCTGTTTCCTTTTTGCCAGAGGCAAATTCCTTAGATGATGAGTCAGCTCAACAGCCTACTTCACTGGAAAAGGAAATTGTTGTCACAGATTCTTCTGATGCAATGTCACCACCACCTCTTCCACCAGAAATGGATCTATCGTCAGAGTCTGGATCAGCTAAAGCAGAGCTTGCGTTATTGGGTCAAATACTTGGCTTAGAGGATTCCTCAAAATCAGGAAACGAGCAAAGCAGCGAAGGAGGCAGCACACTCAATTCAAAACATGTAGCAGCATTTCCTACAGATATACAGAATGACACTGCCACCAAAACTGAGAGCATTCACTTTGTGAATCACCAAACAAATGATCCTGTTGAGCACTTTAAAGATCCTTCAGAATCACAAGAAGAATTGCCAGACACAGAAGCTCAATCTGATTTGCCATCTGTTGATTCCCATCCCCTGGCTGATGTGACTGAAGTAGGCAAAGATTCAGGAACAAATCAAAGTGATTCTGTGTATAGTGAAGTCATACCAAAGGATTTTCCAAGCCATTTATCAAAGCAAGAAAGCGGAGATGCCAGAAGTCACAATGGAAATGAAGTCCGGGAGAGAAGGCCAGCTCCTCCAATTCCTATACAGCGTCAGATAAACAACAATTCAAGCAGCATTTCAAGGAAGTCACGTTCCACTGGTTTAGGCATCGAGGTGCTGCCATCTAAGATAGACATCAAGTCCAAGAGTTCTTCACTACCGTTGCATCGACAACAATACAAGGACCAGAAGGAAAAGCCATCTTCACCAGCTAAGGACAAGAAAAAGGTGTTTTCAAAAAGCAACAAGAGCAAACaaaaccaatcagattcaaaCTATCTTGAGTCACCAGAGGTATCTCTTGATGTGGATTCTTATGGTCGGGAGCGATCACGATCATGGACTAGGAGACTGTTTGGATTTCGTAGTAGAAGCAAGAGTCGAGACAAGACAAACAAGCAAGATGAGAAGAATCTTAAAACAGACAGGAGTCGATCAGTCTCACCACCCAGGGGACTGTTCTCAAGAGGTAGAAGGTCCAGCCCATCTCCTCCTCTATCCTATGCAAGGAAGGTTTCATTGAGTCAAGAACAAGATGGCTTCCATGATAGTGAAGTTAATAAAAGCAGAAGTGAGTATTACATGGCTGTGGAAgtaacaccaaaaaatccagcACATCCAGAAACAATGCATTCTTCTGCTGAGTTAAACAGTCATGGAGAAAGACGTGCTGTGAAAGGACACAAAAAATCCAGTTCAATAAGTGAAGATACCACATCtccaatggaagaaaaagatgTAGTAAATGTTGAATCACACCTATATGATGAAGTTTCAAGAGAGCTAGGTGAAACAGACCCTAACAAAGGTATTGATAAATATGCTCAATTGGCTGAAGATGTAAACACAGTTTGTGAtattgaaagaaaaggaacatATACTTCCACAACAGAAGATCTCGTGACAGGAGATGCCCTCTTTAGTACAGATGTGTTTAAGACAGATAAACCACTTCCAAAACCCCCTACATCCTTGAGGGATGTGAGTGATGAAGAAAAGAAATTGGCCTCCAATCCACCTGTGGCAAAGAAACCTCAGCATCTGATATCAAGTGGTGTACCAAATAGAATGCAGCATCAACTAACTGTGGATGAACTTAAATTTAAGTTCAACAGAACTTCCTCACATGATGAGAGAATACAAGAAATGCTTAACAGACAAGGCGATAGTGTGGACGAAGATCTGCCATCTCCAGGTCCACCTCCATTTAAACCAGAACCACCACCACTAGCACTGCAGTCAAATAAGAATCATGACAAAATAGAGAAACGTCATGTGGAACTGACATGCCCAAGCTCGCCAGGACCTCCAAGGTTTAAACCTAAGCCACCACCCTTGGCTGCAAAAGGATCTCAAGCACAGCATGTTTTGAACGGTAATGAAACAAGATATGCTAAAAATTCGCCTGGTCCTCCAAGCTTTAAACCCGAGCCTCCTCCACCTTGGCTGTTAAGGAAAGCTAATGATGATTTTCAACAAGAAGATCTGTCCAGCATGCCAAGCCAACCTCATTTATCATCCATGCCTACACTTTCTTTTGCTACTAAAAcaatgcaaacaaacaaacttattGAAGATGTGCGCTTGGAGAGTCAAACAGAGCAAGAGGTGCCAAATGGGAAGTCAAAGAAGATAAAACCTTTGCCTCAGATTCATTCAGGTGTTGATGTTCACAACAACACCAAAGGAGATGACGGTGCTTTTGGCATTCATGATGTTCACAGTACTAACCAcagaatttcatttttaagACAAGATGCCCAAGACTATGACCACTGTGAAGATGAtgtcaacaaagaaattattgtaGAACACAAATCAGAGGTTTCAGAAATGAAAACCAATGATGCTGATAACAATCATCATTCAGTGGATACAGCAGCATCAATGCTCAAATGTGACATTGTGCCAGTGAACACATCTCATGGAGATGATGACGATTTCTCAGATGTTTCTTCAGAGTGGGATGATACATGTGGCTCAACCCTTGATGACCATGAGTTGTCACTCCCTGGGGCCAGATTCACAAGAAGTGCAAGTTTTTCAGCTGGAGACAATGAAACCAAGCAACCCCTTCTGAGTAAAGAGAAGAAGAGATTGCTGCCATCTGTCAACTTAAAACGTCCTCCGCAGCCAATCAGAAGGCGATCATCTTCACTACCTCACTTGTTTCCCAAGACGGAGGAATCCAAAGAGAGATCTGACACCTTGGACTATTGGCACAGCGGGAACCTACAGGACCTGATCAAAAGCCGCAACCAAGAGCCAGATGTTGATGAAGGTGTTATTGAAGTGCAG CTCCTAAAAGAACAACAGTCAATTGGGCTGATGGTTGTTGGAGGCTTGGACACCCATCTTGGCATGCTTTATATTAAAGGAATTCAACCCAATTCCCCAGCTGCCAATTGCAAGCATCTTAGAGCTGGAGATCAATTACTACAAGTCAATGACAACTGTCTGGTTGGTGTAACACACGGCGAAGCATTAGACATCCTCAAGAACACTCCACCACTAGTGAAGCTCACTGTGGCGAGAAAAAAAGATGATATGGCAAATGATCTTGATGTTGACTCTGACGGAAGTCTCAATGGACAGTTTGAGGAACCAATAATTAATCGAGCACGTGAATCAAGCACAATTTCTAGGACTTCAGAGGAACTTTCCTTTAGTCCACCAACTGAGAGACCCCCTCGGCCAAAGTCTTGTATCAACTTATCTTCATTTCGAACTCCAGTTAATGAGGAACTCCCCTCTCCGATGACATCTTTCCTTGGTTCATCAGAAGAAGGTGATGAATGTTTCCCAGCATATCTCCAGCCTGAGAGTCCAACACTCAATCTACAACCGGATGACGTGCCAGTCACAATCATCGATGGAATCCCAGGGGAAGAGAGTGATGTCACTGAGGAAGATGAGCCCAGGCCAAGAAGGAAGAGTGTGAGCTGGGCTGTTAGTGATCAGACAAGTAAAGTGTTTACTGTAGAGCTGTTGAAAAATGGGCGTGCTGGTCTGGGCCTGAGTGTGAGTGGGGGAGTAGATACACCTTCTGATGAAATTGTG GTTCGTCAGATCCTCTCAAGCAGCGTCACAGCCCAGAATGGACTGGTAAAGAAAGGTGACATCTTGTTGTCAGTGAATGGCAAGTCTTTCAAAGGACTAACAAATATGCAAGCTTTGACTCTCCTAAAAAACACCCCAGAACGAGTCACACTTGTCTTGTCACGGCCATTACGAGGTAATCTAATGGACAAGTCATATGGAGATGACAGAGAAGTTTTTTCAGACTCGGAAGCCTGGCCAACGAGAGAAGAAATAAACAGGAAAAAGAATTTAGTTTGTTCAAAGAGCAGCCCACCACCTACTCTTGAAAGAATTCCCTTAGATCTTGTGAAACAAAACAGTGAAAATTCCACTTATGATCGACTAAAGAAGAGATTGTTTTCCAATACTGGTTCCAAGACTTTGAAAGGAAGGCTTCAAAAGGTACCTCACGGACCCACTGTGAGTGAGGTTACTCTTGAAAAGGGGGCCTCTGGCCTGGGTTTCTCTTTGGGGGGTGGTCAGGACTCACTGTACGGTGATGCCCCAATTCATGTCAGGTACGTGTTCAAAGACAGCGTGGCTGGAAGAAGCGGTAAACTGAAACCAGGAGATGAGATTCTGGAGGTGAATGGACAGAGGGTTGCATATATGACAAGTGTGGATGCGCTTGAGCTCATTAGAAGACTACCATATGGACCTGTGGTGATGAAAATAAGGCGACAGTAG